The Antedon mediterranea chromosome 7, ecAntMedi1.1, whole genome shotgun sequence genome has a segment encoding these proteins:
- the LOC140054942 gene encoding G-protein coupled receptor GRL101-like, translating into MVSSIEQCHSPIDKYAWCYCASITKFPSCYCDALDDFSSCDDLLKKEILRVLMFLIGVSSLIGNLFVILSRIYKRDNSVQTILIINLAVSDMLMAVYLIIIASADIHYRGRYAQVARDWKNSFLCSFAGAISTLSSECSVFLLMLMSINRALNIFYPFKDRGLSRKQCRAIVVIAWLVWVVISFLPVVNKFTSFINISYFGKNYYGQQSVCLALPMTRSRWPGWEYAIAIFIAFNSFGFIVIAVSYVLIFMSIKRTASAANRRRGREEDIKIAIKIGFIVFTDFCCWFPIILMAIGSEIGWWRLSPEIYIWSATFIMPINSSINPYLYTIVFWYCCSSKNTKPPVRAHPEVIPLQDMTHRNSTDK; encoded by the coding sequence ATGGTGTCCAGTATTGAACAATGCCACTCACCAATTGATAAGTACGCGTGGTGCTACTGCGCATCCATTACGAAGTTTCCATCGTGTTACTGTGATGCTCTTGATGATTTTTCTTCCTGTGATGACTTACTAAAAAAGGAGATTCTCCGAGTATTAATGTTCTTAATTGGAGTATCATCTCTCATTGGCAATTTATTCGTTATCCTATCTCGAATTTATAAACGCGACAACAGTGTTCAAACCATACTCATTATTAATCTTGCCGTGTCTGACATGCTAATGGCAGTCTACCTCATCATCATTGCGAGTGCAGATATCCACTACAGAGGGCGGTACGCACAGGTTGCAAGAGATTGGAAGAACAGCTTTCTCTGCAGCTTTGCCGGTGCAATTTCTACTCTCTCTAGCGAGTGTTCTGTGTTTTTGTTGATGCTTATGAGCATTAACCGcgcattaaacattttttatccATTCAAAGATAGAGGACTCAGCCGTAAACAATGTAGAGCTATTGTCGTAATTGCATGGTTGGTTTGGGTTGTGATCAGTTTTCTTCCAGTAGTTAACAAATTTACAAGCTTCATCAACATATCGTATTTTGGCAAAAACTACTATGGGCAACAGAGTGTGTGTCTGGCACTGCCTATGACAAGAAGTCGATGGCCAGGCTGGGAGTATGCAATTgctatttttattgcatttaacAGTTTTGGATTTATCGTTATTGCTGTGAGTTATGTACTCATTTTCATGTCTATCAAGCGCACTGCATCGGCTGCTAACAGAAGACGAGGAAGAGAAGaagatataaaaattgcaattaAAATAGGTTTTATAGTTTTTACTGATTTCTGTTGCTGGTTTCCTATTATATTGATGGCAATTGGTTCTGAAATTGGATGGTGGCGGCTTTCTCCAGAAATATATATCTGGTCAGCGACGTTTATCATGCCAATTAACTCATCAATCAATCCGTATCTATACACTATCGTCTTTTGGTATTGTTGTTCAAGCAAAAATACAAAACCACCCGTTCGAGCACATCCTGAGGTTATACCTCTTCAAGATATGACACACAGAAACAGTACGgacaaataa
- the LOC140054890 gene encoding uncharacterized protein, with translation MLQKEISWSFNPPKASHMGGVWERQIRTIRTIMYSLVRQQTLDDESLTTLMCVIENIVNSRPITKLSDDPSDDQPLTPNHLLLLRSGPSLPPGHFAEQDIYRRRWRQVQYLADIFWRRWVKEYLPLLQHRQKWGMEKRDLKIGDLVLITDNSTPRYQWPLGLVVDVNVGSDGHVRSVHIRTKGGVYERPITKLCMLERAN, from the coding sequence ATGTTGCAGAAGGAAATCAGCTGGTCATTCAACCCACCGAAGGCGTCTCACATGGGCGGAGTCTGGGAAAGACAAATTCGCACTATAAGAACCATTATGTATAGTCTTGTGCGCCAACAGACACTTGATGATGAGAGTCTCACTACTCTGATGTGTGTCATCGAGAACATCGTTAACAGCAGGCCTATTACGAAACTGTCCGACGATCCAAGTGATGATCAACCATTGACTCCTAACCATTTACTCCTGCTGAGGAGTGGACCATCCTTGCCTCCTGGACACTTTGCAGAGCAAGACATCTACAGGAGACGGTGGCGACAAGTCCAGTATCTCGCTGATATATTTTGGAGAAGGTGGGTGAAGGAATACCTTCCATTGCTACAACATCGGCAAAAATGGGGTATGGAGAAAAGAGATCTTAAAATTGGTGATCTCGTCCTTATTACCGATAACTCTACTCCGCGCTATCAATGGCCACTGGGGTTGGTGGTGGATGTGAATGTAGGTAGTGACGGACATGTAAGATCTGTACATATTAGAACTAAGGGTGGTGTCTATGAGAGACCTATAACCAAGTTATGTATGCTCGAAAGAGCTAATTAA